The Clostridium sporogenes genome contains a region encoding:
- a CDS encoding NUDIX domain-containing protein, with product MLKRDTRVQIVIVENGKYILLKHWVKLENRYFWALPGGGREKGESLEEAAIREAKEETGLDIELLPLTYESLPPIKNSMYKNMVTFIGYPVKGEANVGYDPEEELKNLYGLVDIKWQDLRDKKGLTDVTIRDVDGILDKLQTQNIEKEKIFLIYKQKDSVREYLVLNNNIMDQCISPNINKSVSDNEIKFLYLNKDNEYSFCGNNCSLNSKSCSPEVYLQEILGIKLKNVIGQKKLGIFLYKKNNNFFKRNITLIPLKKEEKIYKEHSFIKEDDVLKENISEDLVRIFTFIKDNI from the coding sequence ATGCTTAAAAGAGATACTAGAGTTCAGATTGTTATCGTGGAGAATGGTAAGTACATATTATTAAAACATTGGGTTAAATTAGAAAATAGATATTTTTGGGCTTTGCCTGGTGGGGGAAGAGAAAAGGGTGAAAGCTTAGAAGAAGCAGCTATAAGGGAAGCTAAAGAGGAAACAGGACTAGATATAGAGCTTTTGCCCTTAACATATGAATCTTTACCACCAATAAAAAATTCTATGTATAAAAACATGGTAACTTTTATTGGATATCCAGTAAAGGGAGAAGCAAATGTAGGGTATGATCCAGAAGAAGAGTTAAAAAATCTTTATGGATTAGTAGATATAAAGTGGCAAGACTTACGAGATAAAAAAGGATTAACAGATGTAACTATAAGAGATGTAGATGGGATATTAGATAAGCTTCAAACACAGAATATAGAAAAGGAAAAAATATTTTTAATATATAAACAGAAAGATAGTGTAAGAGAGTATTTAGTTTTAAATAATAATATAATGGACCAGTGTATCTCACCTAATATAAATAAAAGTGTAAGTGATAATGAAATAAAATTTTTATATTTAAATAAAGACAATGAATATAGTTTTTGTGGAAATAATTGTAGTTTAAATTCAAAAAGCTGTAGTCCGGAAGTATATTTACAAGAAATATTAGGTATTAAATTAAAAAATGTAATAGGACAAAAAAAATTAGGCATATTTTTGTATAAAAAAAATAATAATTTTTTCAAAAGAAATATTACCCTAATTCCGTTGAAAAAAGAAGAAAAAATTTATAAAGAACACAGTTTTATAAAAGAAGATGATGTATTAAAAGAAAATATTTCAGAAGATTTAGTTAGAATATTTACATTTATCAAGGATAATATATAA
- a CDS encoding DUF5673 domain-containing protein: MDVLEGILLILVGVTFIFWIVLTFINVWYKSKEGGKVLLNIKRGIERNIMILMSLIIILFSLLNDNPNTYIEIIIGIVILYNGVERFEIMENGIFVEGNFKKWEDIESCKWHERLDHTLIIRGKEDVDYLRRFNTIKLKLKKEEQEQVFKIINKKIAQIS, translated from the coding sequence ATGGATGTGTTAGAAGGGATATTATTAATATTAGTAGGGGTAACCTTTATATTTTGGATTGTGTTAACTTTTATAAATGTTTGGTACAAAAGTAAAGAAGGTGGAAAAGTTCTTCTAAATATAAAAAGAGGTATAGAGCGAAATATTATGATACTTATGTCTTTAATAATAATATTATTTTCTCTTTTAAATGATAATCCTAATACTTATATAGAAATAATAATAGGTATAGTTATATTATATAATGGTGTAGAAAGATTTGAAATAATGGAAAATGGAATTTTTGTAGAGGGAAACTTTAAAAAATGGGAAGATATAGAATCATGTAAATGGCATGAGAGACTAGATCATACTTTAATAATAAGAGGTAAGGAAGATGTGGATTATTTAAGAAGATTTAATACTATAAAACTAAAGCTTAAAAAAGAAGAACAAGAACAAGTTTTTAAAATAATAAATAAAAAGATAGC